In a single window of the Sorangium aterium genome:
- a CDS encoding C45 family autoproteolytic acyltransferase/hydolase: MRPSRLARHRRKLLAAAALLAAPALAHLGIAAATRIEPPPIRAAAGEPEAGPGGLRVLGPAYVRRRGRILEARLSGSPEEIGHQHGRLFYPEMAQNEGTLYEQFHHYVPVAPLRWLIMDLSRLEFRDVDQGMTEGVRREIAAQARAFSPDPFDGVLPTYHRFVFLQSLYDIALSFEHSPLIGCTSFALTGTASADGHAVLARNFDFEAGPVFDEGKAVFLVHEQGKIPYASVSWPGLIGAVTGMNAAGLALVVHGGRAGEPRAAGEPVVHTMREVLGRARNVDEALAILEARAPMVSHLVMLVDAGGEAAIAERAPGAPLHARRGRGKVPLTNHFEGPLAGDPRNLRVLAETSTRPRRAASTSGSRRCPRARRSRRRSTSCATGAGAAARRCRSATGARSTRSSPPTRSSWTPRRASSGSAKAPTSPAASSASTSPGCSIRRSTRRSTRPSPTPCPKIRCSRAATTPPGSAPAPPTKAVSAATTILK; the protein is encoded by the coding sequence TTGCGGCCGTCGCGCCTCGCACGCCACCGCCGCAAGCTCCTCGCGGCCGCCGCGCTCCTCGCCGCGCCGGCCCTCGCGCACCTCGGCATCGCCGCCGCGACGCGGATCGAGCCGCCTCCGATCCGCGCGGCCGCCGGCGAGCCCGAGGCGGGGCCCGGAGGGCTGCGCGTGCTCGGCCCGGCCTACGTGCGCCGCCGCGGCCGGATCCTCGAGGCGCGCCTCTCCGGATCTCCGGAGGAGATCGGGCACCAGCACGGGCGGCTCTTCTACCCGGAGATGGCCCAGAACGAGGGGACCCTCTACGAGCAGTTCCACCACTACGTGCCCGTCGCCCCGCTCCGGTGGCTCATCATGGACCTGTCGCGCCTCGAGTTCCGCGACGTGGACCAGGGCATGACCGAGGGCGTGCGGCGCGAGATCGCCGCGCAGGCCCGCGCCTTCTCGCCCGACCCGTTCGACGGCGTCCTCCCCACGTACCACCGCTTCGTCTTCCTCCAATCGCTCTACGACATCGCGCTGTCGTTCGAGCACTCGCCGCTCATCGGCTGCACGAGCTTCGCGCTCACCGGGACGGCGTCGGCGGACGGACACGCGGTGCTCGCCCGCAACTTCGACTTCGAGGCCGGGCCCGTCTTCGACGAGGGCAAGGCGGTGTTCCTCGTCCACGAGCAGGGGAAGATCCCGTACGCCTCGGTGTCCTGGCCCGGCCTGATCGGCGCGGTGACGGGGATGAACGCCGCGGGCCTCGCGCTCGTCGTCCACGGCGGGCGGGCCGGCGAGCCGCGGGCGGCAGGAGAGCCGGTCGTCCACACGATGCGCGAGGTGCTCGGCCGCGCGCGCAATGTCGACGAGGCGCTCGCGATCCTCGAGGCGCGCGCGCCGATGGTCTCGCACCTCGTGATGCTCGTCGACGCGGGCGGCGAGGCGGCGATCGCCGAGCGGGCGCCCGGCGCGCCGCTGCACGCGCGCCGGGGCCGCGGCAAGGTGCCGCTCACCAACCACTTCGAGGGGCCGCTCGCCGGCGATCCGCGCAACCTCCGCGTCCTGGCCGAGACCTCGACCCGCCCGCGGCGCGCCGCCTCGACGAGCGGCTCGCGGCGCTGCCCGAGGGCGCGACGGTCGAGGCGGCGATCGACGTCCTGCGCGACAGGCGCGGGCGCGGCGGCGCGCCGCTGCCGCTCGGCGACCGGCGCGCGATCGACGCGCTCATCGCCACCCACGCGGTCGTCATGGACGCCACGGCGCGCGTCCTCTGGGTCAGCGAAGGCCCCCACCTCGCCGGCCGCTTCCTCCGCTTCGACCTCACCCGGCTGCTCGATCCGGCGTTCGACCCGGCGCTCGACACGGCCGAGCCCGACGCCATGCCCGAAGATCCGCTGCTCACGAGCGGCGACTACGCCGCCTGGGAGCGCGCCGGCTCCCCCCACGAAGGCGGTGAGCGCGGCAACGACAATCCTTAAATAA
- a CDS encoding glycosyltransferase family 2 protein, protein MVIALCLMRICAIIPAYQAERNVGDVTREALRVHGLAGTVIVVDDGSTDRTAERARAAGATVLSHPENQGKGAALRTGMEFALASGFDVAVTIDADGQHPPEEARRLIEADADPEALVLGIRDLVGAGAPRANQISNRISNFFLSLFAGRPFADTQCGLRRYPLRKTLSLGARDEGYAFEAEILLRAVAAGVRLVEVPIRVIYPPEGERLTHFDSVRDPARIIRRVVATLALTRGLRHVPAAPTLSADDPVRPATASALATELDPHPRQPATAPP, encoded by the coding sequence ATGGTAATCGCGCTCTGTCTCATGCGGATCTGCGCCATCATTCCCGCCTACCAGGCCGAGCGCAACGTGGGGGACGTCACACGGGAGGCGCTCCGGGTCCACGGCCTGGCCGGCACCGTCATCGTGGTGGACGACGGATCGACCGACAGGACGGCCGAGCGGGCGCGCGCGGCCGGCGCCACGGTGCTGAGCCACCCGGAGAACCAGGGCAAGGGCGCCGCCCTGCGCACAGGGATGGAGTTCGCCCTCGCCTCAGGCTTCGACGTCGCGGTCACCATCGACGCGGACGGACAGCACCCGCCGGAGGAGGCGCGGCGCCTCATCGAGGCCGACGCCGACCCGGAAGCGCTGGTGCTCGGCATCCGGGATCTCGTGGGCGCAGGCGCGCCGCGCGCGAACCAGATCTCGAACCGGATCTCGAACTTCTTCCTCTCCCTCTTCGCCGGCCGCCCCTTCGCCGACACCCAGTGCGGCCTGCGCCGCTACCCGCTCCGGAAGACACTGTCGCTCGGCGCCCGCGACGAGGGGTACGCCTTCGAGGCGGAGATCCTCCTGCGCGCGGTGGCCGCCGGCGTCCGCCTCGTCGAGGTGCCGATCCGGGTCATCTACCCGCCCGAGGGCGAGCGGCTCACCCACTTCGACAGCGTGCGCGATCCGGCGCGGATCATCCGCCGGGTGGTGGCGACGCTCGCGCTCACGCGCGGGCTCCGCCACGTGCCGGCCGCGCCGACGCTGTCCGCGGACGACCCGGTCCGCCCGGCCACGGCGAGCGCGCTCGCCACGGAGCTCGACCCCCACCCGCGGCAGCCGGCGACGGCGCCTCCCTGA
- a CDS encoding MFS transporter encodes MNSGSRPERRPGLLRRRPAFRRVWMSEVVSLLGDWMSFVAVSLLALGGEGGGVVALALVMVGHHLPIALFAPVAGVLADRLDRRWLLIATSVVQGALTVGMLGAAVAGNVVGLQVLVFARASVGALRLPAQSAVLRHVVEEDELLEANAIASATWSVMFAVGMAFGGLIAGLGPAAALALDAASFGLSALFLRGLPPMVAEGRPAEGGMLSALASVRRDMVLAWRHAWERPPLLDAVLAKTPVHMANGGALLLLNLLATQLPFAGTGALTLGVLQCVRGAGTGVGPLVGVALVRRGLRGERAATGAVWVTFGAIAVFAVTRHPAALLAIVLAWGLGSGANWVLSSSEIQRLSPDRFVGRLSAVDNLALTVGLCATLLGGAVLVERTGVPAASAWLGLGAGVVTWLGAQWMLRRRAAAVSAVPAVSAVSAVSAVSAVSAPPPLPPETERS; translated from the coding sequence ATGAACAGCGGCAGCCGCCCGGAGCGCCGTCCTGGCCTGCTCCGCCGCCGTCCTGCGTTCCGTCGCGTCTGGATGAGCGAGGTCGTCTCGCTGCTCGGCGACTGGATGAGCTTCGTCGCTGTGAGCCTGCTCGCGCTGGGGGGCGAGGGGGGCGGGGTCGTGGCGCTCGCGCTGGTGATGGTGGGGCATCACCTCCCGATCGCGCTGTTCGCGCCGGTGGCGGGGGTGCTCGCGGACCGGCTCGATCGGCGGTGGCTGCTCATCGCGACGAGCGTCGTGCAGGGAGCGCTCACGGTCGGGATGCTGGGCGCCGCGGTCGCCGGCAACGTGGTCGGGCTGCAGGTCCTCGTCTTCGCGCGCGCGTCGGTGGGCGCGCTGCGGTTGCCGGCGCAGAGCGCGGTGCTGCGCCATGTCGTCGAGGAGGACGAGCTGCTCGAGGCGAACGCGATCGCGTCGGCGACGTGGAGCGTCATGTTCGCGGTCGGGATGGCGTTCGGCGGCCTGATCGCGGGGCTGGGCCCTGCGGCGGCGCTCGCCCTGGACGCGGCGTCGTTCGGCCTGTCGGCGCTGTTCCTCCGGGGGCTCCCCCCGATGGTGGCGGAGGGGCGGCCGGCGGAGGGCGGGATGCTGTCGGCGCTCGCGTCGGTGCGCCGCGACATGGTGCTCGCGTGGCGGCACGCGTGGGAGCGTCCTCCGCTGCTCGACGCGGTGCTCGCGAAGACGCCGGTCCACATGGCGAACGGCGGGGCGCTCCTCTTGCTCAACCTGCTCGCGACGCAGCTCCCCTTCGCGGGCACGGGCGCGCTCACGCTGGGGGTTCTCCAGTGCGTGCGCGGCGCGGGCACGGGGGTCGGCCCGCTGGTCGGCGTCGCGCTGGTCCGCCGCGGACTGCGGGGCGAGCGCGCGGCGACCGGGGCCGTCTGGGTGACGTTCGGTGCGATCGCGGTGTTCGCGGTGACCCGCCACCCGGCCGCGCTGCTCGCGATCGTGCTCGCGTGGGGCCTGGGCAGCGGGGCGAACTGGGTGCTGTCGAGCTCGGAGATCCAGCGGCTCTCGCCGGATCGCTTCGTCGGCCGGCTCTCGGCCGTCGACAACCTGGCCCTCACGGTGGGCCTGTGCGCGACGTTGCTCGGCGGTGCGGTCCTGGTGGAGCGCACCGGCGTCCCCGCGGCTTCCGCCTGGCTCGGCCTCGGGGCCGGCGTCGTCACGTGGCTCGGGGCGCAGTGGATGCTGCGCCGGCGGGCCGCGGCGGTCTCTGCGGTCCCGGCGGTCTCTGCGGTCTCGGCGGTCTCTGCGGTCTCGGCGGTCTCGGCGCCGCCTCCCTTGCCCCCCGAGACTGAGCGCAGCTAG
- a CDS encoding phosphotransferase enzyme family protein translates to MIPDVWAPLSGLSVRRCEDEGLINGTWLAGDPPRYVVQRVSPIFAPEVHDDIEAVTAHLAARGLATPRLLRAGDGALCARDAEGAVWRVMDFVPGRTHHRVGSPGLARAAGELAARFHRAVDDLEHVYRHVRAGAHDTALHMERLDGAATGGEGRRLADAILDAFRTWRGRLDLPVRHCHGDLKISNLRFSEAGEGICLLDLDTLALQSIDVELGDAWRSWCNPVGEDSTETRFDLEVFAAAVAGYREARPFGAEEQEALVDAAERIALELAARFCRDAFEDRYFGWDPSRFPTRVAHNLYRAAGQLSLARSARRQRGEIARLLAGG, encoded by the coding sequence ATGATCCCGGACGTGTGGGCGCCCCTGAGCGGCCTCTCCGTGCGCCGCTGCGAGGACGAGGGCCTCATCAACGGCACCTGGCTGGCGGGCGACCCTCCGCGGTACGTGGTCCAGCGGGTGAGCCCCATCTTCGCCCCGGAGGTCCATGACGACATCGAGGCGGTGACGGCTCACCTGGCCGCCCGCGGCCTCGCGACGCCGCGGCTGCTGCGCGCGGGCGACGGCGCCCTGTGCGCGCGCGACGCGGAGGGCGCGGTGTGGCGGGTGATGGACTTCGTCCCTGGCCGCACGCACCACCGGGTCGGCTCTCCTGGGCTGGCGCGCGCCGCGGGGGAGCTCGCGGCCCGGTTCCATCGGGCGGTGGACGATCTCGAGCACGTGTACCGCCACGTCCGCGCGGGCGCGCACGACACGGCGCTCCACATGGAGCGGCTGGACGGCGCGGCCACGGGCGGGGAGGGGCGGCGCCTGGCGGACGCCATTCTCGACGCGTTTCGCACGTGGCGGGGGCGGCTCGACCTGCCGGTCCGGCACTGCCACGGCGACCTCAAGATCTCGAACCTGCGCTTCTCCGAGGCGGGGGAGGGGATCTGCCTGCTCGACCTGGACACGCTGGCGCTCCAGTCGATCGACGTGGAGCTCGGCGACGCGTGGCGGTCGTGGTGCAATCCGGTCGGGGAGGACTCGACCGAGACGCGCTTCGATCTCGAGGTCTTCGCCGCCGCGGTCGCTGGCTACCGCGAGGCGAGGCCGTTCGGTGCGGAGGAGCAGGAGGCGCTCGTGGACGCGGCGGAGCGGATCGCGCTGGAGCTCGCGGCGCGCTTCTGCCGGGATGCGTTCGAGGACCGGTACTTCGGCTGGGACCCGTCGCGTTTTCCGACGCGGGTCGCGCACAACCTGTACCGGGCGGCCGGGCAGCTCTCGCTGGCGCGCTCGGCGCGCCGGCAGCGCGGGGAGATTGCGCGGCTGCTCGCGGGGGGCTGA
- a CDS encoding class I SAM-dependent methyltransferase, whose translation MSERKLFYPERFKTASRYYTTGRPSYPKLLSRRVAQLVGLDRGASVLDLGTGPGFLAIDFAPLAGPVTAVDPSPEMLSAAKENAARADVSIRFVHGSSYELGPHLGRFKLVTIGRAFHWMDRAETIKSLDALLERGGAVALFGESYPEVPANAWHKEFQALIDQYSTDDPARPQIRESAKNEAVLLDSAFSHLERVSVLEQRETPVERFVDRALSFAATWHGRPGSREEDLAVDVRKAIAKYAGADGTVREVLEGHALIARRPRDVLAD comes from the coding sequence ATGTCAGAACGCAAACTCTTCTACCCGGAACGCTTCAAGACCGCTTCGCGGTACTACACGACTGGCCGCCCTTCCTATCCGAAGCTCCTCAGCCGCCGGGTGGCCCAGCTGGTCGGGCTCGATCGGGGCGCCAGCGTGCTCGATCTCGGGACCGGCCCAGGCTTCCTCGCGATCGACTTCGCGCCGCTCGCCGGGCCGGTGACCGCGGTCGATCCGTCGCCCGAGATGCTCTCTGCGGCCAAGGAGAACGCCGCCCGAGCGGACGTGTCGATACGGTTCGTTCACGGCAGCTCGTATGAGCTCGGGCCGCACCTCGGCCGATTCAAGCTCGTCACCATCGGTCGCGCCTTCCACTGGATGGATCGCGCCGAGACCATCAAGTCGCTGGACGCGCTGCTCGAGCGAGGCGGCGCGGTGGCGCTGTTCGGAGAGAGCTACCCCGAGGTCCCGGCGAACGCGTGGCACAAGGAGTTCCAGGCGCTCATCGACCAGTACTCGACCGATGATCCAGCGCGCCCGCAGATCCGCGAGTCCGCGAAGAACGAAGCCGTGCTGCTCGACTCGGCCTTCAGCCATCTCGAGCGCGTCTCCGTCCTCGAGCAGCGGGAGACGCCCGTGGAGCGCTTCGTCGACCGCGCCCTGTCGTTCGCGGCCACATGGCACGGCCGGCCGGGGTCGCGCGAGGAGGACCTGGCCGTCGACGTCCGCAAAGCCATCGCGAAGTACGCCGGCGCGGACGGCACCGTTCGCGAGGTCCTGGAGGGGCACGCGCTGATCGCCCGCCGCCCGCGCGACGTGCTGGCCGACTGA
- a CDS encoding adenylate/guanylate cyclase domain-containing protein, with product MFRLSTVRAKLTVLVALSSLATLAALPVLSWVMHRQLLAQISERVPQAIRNFRLELRQQQRAISATSRQASRTRELVEGLRLRNEAAVGTALEAVIAAHPNVAIVAFDELGELVAARGLDAPPPSTEEVPGLTEGLSGLAEMDDLRDVLVHGCDGQQGSPPAYMIAQHARSDAGSLLACIPIDHTYFDEVATKLGVEIALVDPSGKRVTGTARFPTELLQGAAIGDETHPTIVEEASSLWALSRFAPRSLRGKAGDFSIVMALDVSDVRNIVRQNLMFAAGVLTVAALFSLLLGARLASTMSRALSRVNVALKQLEQQRYVHVEAVKTGDELEDLATGFNSMVDGLKERDKLRSTFGKYMTESVLEHLLSGKVQLGGETLTVSILFCDIRSFTTISERMNAHELVGLLNEYFTEMVAIILDEGGVVDKYIGDAIMAVFGAPVPRPNDAVRAVRAAVRMRAALERFNERLTRRGIPALKTGVGIHTGEVVAGNIGSEARMEYTVIGDAVNLASRLESATKELGVSVLLSEDTHLLVKDVFNTRPISEITVKGRVQPVMTYAVADL from the coding sequence ATGTTCCGCCTCAGCACCGTGCGCGCCAAGCTCACCGTCCTCGTCGCGCTCTCGTCGCTCGCGACCCTCGCGGCCCTCCCCGTGCTCTCCTGGGTGATGCACCGGCAGCTCCTCGCGCAGATCAGCGAGCGCGTGCCGCAGGCGATCCGCAACTTCCGGCTGGAGCTCAGGCAGCAGCAGCGCGCCATCTCGGCGACCTCACGCCAGGCGTCACGAACGCGCGAGCTGGTCGAGGGGCTCCGGCTGCGGAACGAGGCGGCCGTGGGGACGGCGCTCGAGGCCGTCATCGCCGCTCATCCCAACGTCGCCATCGTCGCCTTCGATGAGCTCGGCGAGCTGGTCGCGGCGAGGGGGCTCGACGCGCCGCCGCCGAGCACGGAGGAGGTCCCCGGGCTCACCGAGGGCCTCTCGGGCCTCGCCGAGATGGACGACCTGCGGGACGTGCTCGTCCATGGGTGCGATGGACAGCAAGGCTCGCCGCCTGCGTACATGATCGCCCAGCATGCGAGGAGCGACGCCGGATCGCTGCTCGCGTGCATTCCCATCGATCACACCTACTTCGACGAAGTGGCGACGAAGCTCGGCGTGGAGATCGCGCTCGTCGACCCGTCGGGCAAGAGGGTCACGGGCACGGCGCGCTTCCCGACCGAGCTGCTCCAGGGCGCCGCCATCGGCGACGAGACCCACCCCACGATCGTCGAGGAGGCGAGCTCGCTGTGGGCACTCTCGCGCTTCGCGCCGCGATCGCTCCGGGGCAAGGCCGGCGATTTCTCGATCGTCATGGCGCTCGACGTGAGCGACGTCAGGAACATCGTGCGCCAGAACCTGATGTTCGCCGCCGGCGTGCTCACGGTCGCGGCGCTCTTCTCGCTGCTCCTCGGCGCGCGCCTCGCAAGCACGATGTCGCGCGCGCTCTCCCGCGTGAACGTCGCCCTCAAGCAGCTCGAACAACAGCGGTACGTCCACGTGGAGGCGGTGAAGACCGGCGACGAGCTGGAGGATCTCGCGACCGGCTTCAACTCGATGGTCGACGGCCTCAAGGAGCGCGACAAGCTCCGCAGCACCTTCGGCAAGTACATGACCGAATCCGTGCTCGAGCACCTGCTCTCCGGCAAGGTGCAGCTCGGCGGCGAGACGCTCACCGTCTCGATCCTCTTCTGCGATATCCGGAGCTTCACGACGATCAGCGAGCGGATGAACGCCCATGAGCTCGTGGGGCTCCTCAACGAGTATTTCACCGAGATGGTGGCCATCATCCTCGACGAGGGCGGGGTCGTCGACAAGTACATCGGCGACGCGATCATGGCGGTGTTCGGCGCGCCCGTCCCCAGGCCGAACGACGCCGTGCGCGCCGTGCGCGCGGCCGTCCGCATGCGCGCCGCGCTCGAGCGCTTCAACGAGCGACTCACCAGGCGGGGAATCCCGGCGCTGAAGACCGGTGTCGGGATCCACACCGGCGAGGTCGTCGCGGGCAACATCGGCAGTGAAGCGCGGATGGAGTACACGGTCATCGGCGACGCCGTGAACCTCGCCTCACGCCTGGAGAGCGCGACCAAGGAGCTCGGCGTGAGCGTGCTCCTCAGCGAGGACACTCACCTCCTCGTGAAGGACGTCTTCAACACACGTCCCATCAGCGAGATCACGGTCAAGGGCCGAGTGCAGCCGGTGATGACCTACGCGGTGGCGGATCTCTGA
- a CDS encoding ATP-binding protein, with translation MLRQLELNGIGPADKLTFGPLAGRLNLLTGDNGLGKSFLLDVAWWALTRTWPQYPAVPRRPDASIGFAFDGTKGLTEDVSPWIAKAQDWKRRRGRPSNPGLVLYARADGAFSVWDPAKNYRLYRGVDGSEREMLPAYHFTPGQVFDELRTGDNQVVCRGLLDDWTRWQQSHDPRFAMLSRMLEALSEDPERPMEAGKPTRPFLEDVRDVPTIKMPYGDEVPVIFAAAGMQRMLKLAYLLTWAFSEHEEAARRQALPLSEQVILLIDEPETHLHPRWQRAVLPGLLRTIGAWDAHAPRVQVIAATHSPLVLASVEPLFDPEADALWKLDLVDGAVQIAQDAWHKRGDVNRWLMSDVFDLGAATSAEAEAVLRHARQLLGDSSPDAAEVRRVNEALLRALPEMDPFLVRWRYYIQQHSGGESA, from the coding sequence ATGCTTAGACAGCTGGAGCTCAACGGCATCGGTCCGGCCGACAAGCTCACGTTCGGGCCGCTCGCGGGACGGCTGAACCTCCTCACCGGCGACAACGGCCTCGGCAAGTCGTTCCTCCTCGATGTCGCCTGGTGGGCGCTCACGCGGACCTGGCCGCAGTACCCCGCTGTCCCCAGGCGGCCCGACGCGTCCATCGGGTTCGCCTTCGACGGGACCAAGGGGCTCACCGAGGACGTGTCCCCCTGGATCGCGAAGGCCCAGGATTGGAAGCGAAGGCGAGGGCGGCCATCGAACCCCGGCCTCGTCCTCTACGCGCGCGCGGACGGGGCGTTCTCGGTCTGGGATCCGGCGAAGAACTACCGCCTCTACCGCGGCGTGGACGGCAGCGAGCGGGAGATGCTGCCCGCCTACCACTTTACGCCGGGTCAGGTCTTCGATGAGCTCCGCACCGGCGACAACCAGGTGGTCTGCAGGGGATTGCTCGACGACTGGACCCGCTGGCAGCAGTCCCATGACCCTCGCTTCGCGATGCTCTCCCGGATGCTCGAGGCCCTGTCCGAGGATCCGGAGCGGCCCATGGAGGCCGGCAAACCCACGCGGCCCTTTCTGGAGGACGTGCGCGACGTCCCCACGATCAAGATGCCTTACGGCGACGAGGTACCGGTGATCTTCGCCGCGGCCGGAATGCAGCGCATGCTCAAGCTGGCGTACCTTCTAACCTGGGCGTTCTCGGAGCACGAGGAGGCGGCGCGGCGACAGGCCCTCCCGCTCTCGGAACAGGTCATCCTGCTCATCGACGAGCCCGAGACCCACCTCCACCCCAGGTGGCAACGCGCGGTGCTCCCGGGGCTCCTCAGGACGATCGGCGCGTGGGACGCGCATGCGCCGCGCGTCCAGGTGATCGCCGCCACGCACTCCCCGCTGGTGCTCGCGTCCGTGGAACCGCTGTTCGATCCCGAAGCTGACGCGCTCTGGAAGCTCGATCTCGTGGACGGCGCCGTGCAGATCGCGCAGGACGCGTGGCACAAACGGGGGGACGTCAACCGCTGGCTGATGTCCGACGTGTTCGATCTCGGCGCCGCGACGTCCGCAGAGGCAGAGGCCGTGCTGCGCCATGCGCGGCAGCTGCTCGGAGACTCGAGCCCTGATGCGGCCGAGGTCCGGCGCGTCAACGAGGCGCTCCTTCGCGCGCTCCCCGAGATGGATCCCTTCCTGGTGCGCTGGCGGTATTACATCCAGCAGCACTCTGGCGGGGAGTCCGCGTGA